A genomic segment from Nodularia sphaerocarpa UHCC 0038 encodes:
- a CDS encoding thioredoxin family protein, which yields MSLAVIKFSSEECGICHKMSFYDQKVAEELGLQFIDVKMQDTASYRKYRKVLLSQYPDKSEMGWPTYIICESPEGEFQIKGEVKGGHPKGEFRTRLQEVLNSADS from the coding sequence ATGAGTTTAGCTGTTATTAAATTTTCTTCCGAAGAGTGCGGTATCTGCCACAAAATGTCTTTTTATGACCAAAAGGTGGCTGAAGAACTCGGTTTGCAATTTATCGATGTAAAAATGCAAGATACGGCTAGTTACCGTAAGTATCGAAAAGTTTTGTTGTCTCAGTATCCAGATAAATCAGAAATGGGATGGCCGACTTACATTATCTGTGAGTCTCCAGAAGGAGAATTTCAGATTAAAGGTGAAGTCAAAGGCGGTCATCCCAAAGGTGAGTTTAGAACTCGTCTACAAGAAGTTCTCAATTCGGCGGATAGTTAA
- a CDS encoding S8 family peptidase, which produces MKRLILLCLFVIGLGAAVFGFLNFQGLAAKGEFETIVLDFRQDIPAEVIEQNLQAIAQEYNVTPRLDNKFSASDNVYIIEGDRQRLKKLKKSPFAQFTQLIEPNYIYSKIPLPAEATAFKEILPSSDNQVNPALIGPNDQYYSKQWNLHNIGMEGAWSQTKGSGITVAVIDTGITRVRDLVDTKFVKGYDFVSDREEATDDNGHGTHVAGTIAQATNNTYGVAGIAYEASLMPLKVLSAYGGGTVADIAEAIKFAADNGADVINMSLGGGGESQLMKQAIDYAHNKGVTIVAAAGNENANGASYPARYPHVIGVSAFGPGGEKAPYSNFGAGVDISAPGGSEAGTILQETIDPDNNNEGVFLGLQGTSMASPHVAGVAALIKASGVTEPDEILKVLKQSARVIQDDSFNYYGAGQLNAEAAVKLATQGQISFQDFFRWLRDNGYLNPRFWIDGGAVALIPKLMMVFGSYLLAWFLRVYFPFAWSWSLSSGLIAGSSGLFFLRGLYIFDLPQWPFRVLGSSIPELGNTLQGTNALNPIFASVLIPVVLIALFLGHPSWKWFAIGSSLGFAAFLTVSAIYDPAVWGLGSSYLARSFLIINAILCYGLARLALKTETQTA; this is translated from the coding sequence ATGAAAAGACTTATATTATTGTGCTTGTTTGTCATCGGGCTGGGGGCTGCTGTATTTGGTTTCCTGAATTTTCAGGGTTTAGCAGCTAAAGGCGAGTTTGAGACGATTGTGCTAGATTTTCGCCAAGATATTCCCGCCGAGGTAATAGAGCAGAATTTACAAGCGATCGCTCAAGAATACAACGTCACACCCCGATTAGACAATAAATTTTCAGCGTCAGATAATGTGTATATTATTGAAGGCGATCGCCAGCGACTGAAAAAACTGAAAAAATCGCCATTCGCTCAATTTACCCAATTAATCGAGCCAAATTACATTTATAGCAAGATTCCCCTACCAGCCGAAGCAACTGCGTTTAAAGAAATTTTACCCTCTTCAGATAATCAAGTAAATCCGGCATTAATTGGCCCTAACGACCAATATTACAGCAAACAGTGGAACCTACACAACATCGGCATGGAAGGCGCATGGAGTCAAACCAAAGGCAGTGGCATAACAGTAGCTGTCATTGACACCGGGATAACTCGCGTGCGTGACTTGGTAGACACGAAATTTGTGAAAGGCTATGATTTTGTAAGCGATCGCGAAGAAGCCACAGACGATAACGGACACGGTACTCACGTCGCCGGCACCATAGCCCAAGCCACCAATAACACTTATGGTGTAGCCGGCATAGCTTACGAAGCCAGTCTCATGCCCTTAAAAGTCCTCAGCGCCTACGGTGGCGGAACCGTCGCCGACATAGCCGAAGCAATTAAATTTGCTGCTGACAACGGTGCAGACGTAATTAACATGAGCTTAGGCGGCGGTGGTGAAAGCCAACTAATGAAACAAGCCATTGACTACGCCCACAACAAAGGTGTAACAATTGTAGCCGCAGCCGGTAACGAAAATGCCAACGGCGCAAGTTATCCTGCACGTTACCCCCACGTTATTGGCGTTTCCGCATTTGGTCCAGGTGGAGAAAAAGCCCCCTATTCCAACTTTGGCGCAGGCGTAGATATTTCTGCCCCTGGTGGTAGTGAAGCCGGGACAATTCTTCAAGAAACCATCGACCCCGACAACAACAACGAAGGAGTATTTCTAGGACTCCAGGGAACAAGCATGGCTTCCCCCCACGTTGCAGGTGTAGCAGCATTAATTAAAGCATCTGGAGTCACAGAACCAGACGAAATATTAAAAGTCCTCAAGCAGTCAGCAAGAGTTATCCAAGATGATAGCTTCAACTATTATGGCGCTGGACAACTTAACGCCGAAGCAGCAGTAAAACTAGCCACACAAGGGCAAATCAGCTTCCAAGACTTCTTCCGGTGGTTAAGAGATAACGGCTATCTCAACCCCCGTTTTTGGATTGATGGCGGTGCAGTAGCACTCATACCTAAGCTAATGATGGTATTCGGTTCCTATCTACTGGCTTGGTTTTTGCGAGTTTACTTCCCCTTCGCCTGGAGTTGGTCGTTATCCAGTGGCTTAATAGCCGGTAGTTCTGGTTTATTCTTCCTCCGGGGATTATATATCTTTGACCTACCCCAATGGCCGTTCCGAGTTTTAGGCAGTTCCATTCCCGAACTAGGAAACACCCTTCAAGGAACGAACGCCTTAAATCCCATATTTGCCAGCGTCCTCATTCCCGTAGTGTTAATAGCATTATTCTTAGGACATCCTAGCTGGAAATGGTTTGCCATTGGTTCGTCCCTGGGCTTCGCGGCATTTTTAACAGTTAGTGCCATTTATGACCCAGCAGTTTGGGGCTTAGGAAGTAGCTACCTAGCGCGGAGTTTCCTCATCATCAACGCCATACTCTGTTATGGACTAGCGCGTTTAGCATTAAAAACCGAAACTCAAACAGCATAA
- the thiD gene encoding bifunctional hydroxymethylpyrimidine kinase/phosphomethylpyrimidine kinase, with amino-acid sequence MNADITSKVPVALTIAGSDSGGGAGIQADLRTFAFHCVHGTSAITCVTAQNTLGVARVDAMSTEAVIAQIQAVVEDIGVQAAKTGMLLNQEIISAVAQQVEALQINNLVVDPVMVSRTGAQLIDNDAVKTLRQVLLPKAVIVTPNRYEAQILSGLAINTLDEMRAAAQVIHRNLRVKAVLVKGGGMLGNLRGIDIWFDGEKLETLITKQVETKNTHGTGCTLSAAIAANLAMGMDLWTAVQQAKAYVTNALTYALNIGKGQGPVGHFFPLLQK; translated from the coding sequence ATGAACGCTGACATCACCTCTAAAGTACCTGTGGCTTTAACCATTGCTGGTTCAGATAGCGGTGGCGGTGCGGGTATTCAAGCAGATTTACGTACCTTTGCTTTTCACTGTGTCCACGGTACGAGCGCTATTACCTGTGTCACAGCACAAAATACTTTAGGGGTGGCGAGGGTTGATGCTATGTCCACAGAGGCGGTGATAGCCCAAATTCAAGCTGTGGTTGAAGATATTGGTGTGCAAGCTGCGAAAACTGGAATGTTGCTGAACCAGGAAATTATCTCTGCTGTCGCCCAGCAAGTGGAAGCATTGCAAATTAATAACTTAGTTGTTGACCCGGTAATGGTATCACGCACAGGGGCGCAACTCATTGATAATGATGCGGTGAAAACTCTGCGTCAAGTTTTGTTACCCAAAGCGGTTATTGTCACACCAAATCGTTACGAGGCACAGATTTTAAGCGGTTTAGCAATTAATACTTTAGATGAGATGCGGGCGGCGGCTCAAGTTATACACCGAAATCTGAGGGTAAAAGCTGTTTTAGTCAAGGGTGGCGGGATGCTGGGTAATTTGCGTGGGATTGATATCTGGTTTGATGGGGAAAAACTGGAAACTTTGATTACAAAGCAAGTGGAGACGAAAAATACCCACGGTACTGGTTGTACACTATCAGCTGCGATCGCTGCAAATTTAGCGATGGGTATGGACTTATGGACAGCCGTACAACAGGCAAAAGCCTATGTAACTAATGCACTGACTTACGCCCTCAATATTGGCAAAGGACAAGGGCCTGTGGGACACTTTTTTCCTTTGTTACAAAAATAA
- a CDS encoding ELKS/Rab6-interacting/CAST family protein has protein sequence MQTTPNSVNGNSGKPPNSQPQPTSVPLYVYRELATELQSTQAKLDTVTNQNHQLEQENQLLRQEITKVIQSCSHLQKFVDSPPQPSHPQATHAAGEVKSPATAATAASQPQKVSRQRPPVVKEKSHDTDFSAPVEINQIIPETFFIEEQEVNYYSPTEKKVNEFSGWWLAVTILLIMLTAFGAGYLIVRPLFENPNR, from the coding sequence ATGCAAACCACCCCAAATTCTGTTAACGGCAATTCAGGAAAACCACCAAATTCTCAACCCCAGCCGACATCTGTACCATTGTATGTCTACCGGGAATTGGCAACAGAGTTACAGTCAACACAAGCAAAATTAGATACAGTTACTAACCAAAATCACCAACTAGAGCAAGAAAATCAATTACTCCGCCAAGAAATTACCAAAGTTATTCAGTCTTGTTCACACCTGCAAAAATTTGTAGATTCTCCTCCTCAACCAAGTCATCCCCAAGCCACCCATGCTGCTGGTGAAGTGAAAAGTCCAGCCACAGCAGCCACAGCAGCCAGTCAACCTCAAAAGGTGTCTCGTCAGCGTCCACCAGTGGTTAAGGAAAAAAGCCATGACACTGACTTTTCTGCACCTGTGGAAATAAATCAGATCATACCAGAGACATTTTTTATAGAAGAGCAAGAAGTCAACTATTATTCGCCGACGGAAAAAAAAGTCAATGAATTTAGTGGCTGGTGGTTAGCTGTTACTATCTTATTAATCATGCTAACTGCTTTTGGGGCTGGGTATTTGATTGTGCGCCCCTTGTTTGAAAATCCAAATCGTTAG
- a CDS encoding P-II family nitrogen regulator, whose protein sequence is MKKVEAIIRPFKLDEVKIALVNAGIVGMTVSEVRGFGRQKGQTERYRGSEYTVEFLQKLKVEIVIEDSQVDMVVDKIIAAARTGEIGDGKIFISPVEQVVRIRTGEKNTEAV, encoded by the coding sequence ATGAAAAAAGTAGAAGCAATAATTCGCCCATTTAAGCTTGATGAAGTGAAAATTGCTTTAGTCAACGCTGGTATTGTCGGGATGACGGTTTCTGAAGTCCGGGGGTTTGGACGACAAAAAGGGCAAACAGAACGCTATCGCGGCTCTGAGTACACCGTTGAGTTTCTGCAAAAACTAAAAGTGGAAATCGTGATTGAAGACAGTCAGGTGGATATGGTGGTGGATAAAATCATTGCGGCTGCGCGCACAGGCGAAATCGGCGATGGCAAAATTTTTATCTCGCCTGTAGAGCAAGTTGTGCGTATTCGTACTGGGGAGAAGAATACAGAAGCCGTATAA
- a CDS encoding DUF4327 family protein — MDTAVRYDIGVIREEARQLVKKGLLDRQQPIYSLCRYIPNRDWILFETELEKNEFLLRDRIIDLLSSETWEED, encoded by the coding sequence ATGGATACTGCTGTTAGATATGATATTGGGGTGATTAGGGAAGAAGCACGTCAACTCGTCAAAAAGGGACTTCTTGACCGCCAACAGCCCATTTACTCACTATGTAGATATATTCCTAATCGTGACTGGATATTGTTTGAAACCGAGCTAGAAAAAAATGAATTCTTGCTCAGAGATAGGATTATTGACCTATTGAGTAGTGAAACCTGGGAAGAAGATTGA